One part of the Entelurus aequoreus isolate RoL-2023_Sb linkage group LG05, RoL_Eaeq_v1.1, whole genome shotgun sequence genome encodes these proteins:
- the LOC133650773 gene encoding piggyBac transposable element-derived protein 4-like, which produces MMPNHKTFSVQEVLDQVFSEEVDIEENVSEIEDNVVEDPDYGASSSDEDETLDAEVPVNTGTPADIFLSKNGKLSWSPAPRQRQGRLSAGNVIKMVPGPTRYAISRVQDIKSAFELLMTPSIENHVLLMTNLEGSRVFGDSWKPIDAIDLQAYIGLLILGGVYKSKGEAAESLWNKETGRAIFPATMSLKKFHIMSRVLRFDDREKRQGRREHDKLAAIRDVWDKWVQQLPLLYNPGPHVTVDECLVAFRGRCPFRQYIPSKPAKYGIKIWAACDAQSSYAWNMQVYTGKAPGEAPEKNQGMRVVLDMAEGLEGHNITCDNFFTSYALGEELAKRKVTMLGTVRKNKPELPSELVAIKNRQATSSVFAFTENATAVSYCPKKGKNVVLMSTMHKDAQLSTREDKKPQMVLDYNATKGGVDNLDKVTGTYSCRRMTARWPLVVFFNIIDVSAYNAFVLWREISEGWNSEKLYRRRLFLEQLGYALVQPQIARRVVLPRASAAAVVIVEDVQREAHTSNPPVARGQKRGRCQICSTRNDNKTTNTCGGCGKYICKEHIRCGSCAQ; this is translated from the coding sequence ATGATGCCAAACCACAAGACGTTCTCTGTCCAGGAGGTTTTGGATCAGGTTTTTAGTGAAGAGGTAGACATAGAGGAAAATGTGTCTGAAATCGAAGACAATGTTGTGGAAGACCCTGATTATGGGGCATCGTCCTCTGATGAGGAtgagacccttgatgctgaagttCCTGTCAACACTGGAACACCAGCAGACATTTTCCTGTCCAAAAATGGAAAGTTGTCGTGGTCCCCTGCCCCACGTCAACGGCAGGGTAGACTTAGCGCtggtaatgtcatcaaaatggttcCAGGCCCAACCCGATATGCGATTAGCCGTGTCCAAGACATAAAATCTGCATTTGAGCTCCTCATGACACCATCAATTGAGAACCATGTACTCTTGATGACCAATTTAGAGGGGAGTCGTGTGTTTGGGGACAGTTGGAAGCCGATCGATGCAATTGACTTGCAGGCATACATCGGGTTGCTCATTTTGGGGGGCGTGTACAAGTCCAAAGGCGAGGCAGCAGAAAGCCTGTGGAATAAAGAGACTGGAAGGGCCATCTTCCCAGCCACCATGTCTCTGAAGAAATTCCATATTATGTCTCGTGTCCTACGGTTCGATGACAGAGAGAAAAGACAGGGCCGGAGAGAACATGACAAGCTGGCAGCTATCCGGGATGTATGGGACAAGTGGGTTCAGCAACTGCCATTGCTTTACAACCCAGGCCCCCATGTGACTGTGGATGAATGTCTGGTGGCGTTTCGTGGCCGCTGTCCATTTAGACAGTACATCCCGAGTAAACCAGCCAAATACGGCATTAAAATATGGGCAGCATGTGATGCCCAGTCGAGCTATGCCTGGAATATGCAGGTCTACACCGGCAAAGCCCCTGGGGAAGCACCTGAAAAAAATCAGGGCATGAGGGTTGTCCTGGACATGGCTGAGGGACTGGAGGGGCACAATATAACGTGCGACAACTTCTTCACCTCCTATGCCCTTGGTGAAGAACTCGCAAAGCGGAAAGTCACCATGCTGGGGACAGTCCGCAAGAACAAGCCAGAGCTTCCCTCTGAGCTTGTTGCAATCAAGAACAGACAGGCTACATCCTCAGTGTttgccttcactgagaacgccaCAGCTGTTTCGTATTGCCCCAAGAAAGGGAAGAACGTTGTGCTCATGAGTACGATGCACAAGGATGCCCAGCTCAGCACCAGGGAGGACAAGAAGCCACAAATGGTGTTGGACTACAATGCCACAAAGGGTGGTGTTGACAACCTGGATAAAGTCACAGGCACGTACAGCTGCCGACGCATGACTGCACGATGGCCCCTTGTTGTATTCTTCAACATCATCGATGTGAGTGCCTACAACGCTTTTGTGCTTTGGAGGGAGATCAGTGAAGGCTGGAACAGCGAAAAGCTGTACCGGAGGAGGCTGTTCCTGGAACAGCTGGGGTACGCGCTGGTGCAACCCCAAATTGCACGAAGAGTTGTCCTACCAAGAGCCTCAGCGGCTGCTGTGGTGATAGTGGAGGATGTTCAGAGGGAGGCACACACCTCCAATCCTCCAGTGGCCAGAGGGCAAAAACGAGGCAGGTGCCAGATCTGTTCCACTAGGAACGATAACAAGACAACTAATACATGTGGGGGATGTGGCAAATACATCTGCAAGGAGCACATCCGTTGTGGATCATGTGCCCAGTAG